The genomic region TCGTCGGTGTTGGCGAAGTGGGCCTTGACATCGCTGATGAGATCCCCGTAGGCGGTCCCGCCTGCGATCCTCTCGCAGATTCCATGACCGTATGCCAGGGCGTCGCCGGCACTGGCGAAGTTGTAGCCAGGCCGCACGGTGACGTTGAGCAGATAGGCCACCTCGTCGGCGTGCACCGGCGCTGCACGGAGGGTCGCACCAATAGCCAAGAATCCCACGGCGCTGAGGACGGCGCCGGTGAGCGCTGCCGTGGTGCCAGCAGTGGGTCGTCGGCGGCTTCGTGAAGATCTCATTTGGGATCGAAACCCGATATGAGCCAACGGTCGCCAATCTTGTCGA from Mycolicibacterium sp. YH-1 harbors:
- a CDS encoding DUF732 domain-containing protein encodes the protein MRSSRSRRRPTAGTTAALTGAVLSAVGFLAIGATLRAAPVHADEVAYLLNVTVRPGYNFASAGDALAYGHGICERIAGGTAYGDLISDVKAHFANTDEFQASYLVSQAANEICPAQIWQLRTSAAGYQPPPL